The Pseudomonas orientalis genome contains a region encoding:
- the purL gene encoding phosphoribosylformylglycinamidine synthase, protein MLILRGAPALFAFRHSKLLEQLSQKVPAVTGLYAEFAHFADVTGVLTADEQQVLARLLKYGPSVPVQEPTGRLFLVLPRFGTISPWSSKASDIARNCGLDKIQRLERGIAFYVAGQFSDADAELIASSLHDRMTQIIVSQLEQAAGLFSHAEPKPLTAIDVLGGGRAALEKANTELGLALAEDEIDYLVNAFNGLKRNPHDIELMMFAQANSEHCRHKIFNASWDIDGQSQEKSLFGMIKNTYVMHSEGVLSAYKDNASVIVGSVAGRFFPDPETRQYGAVQEPVHILMKVETHNHPTAIAPFPGAATGSGGEIRDEGATGRGAKPKAGLTGFTVSNLQIPGFEQPWEVPYGKPERIVTALDIMIEGPLGGAAFNNEFGRPALTGYFRTFEQSITTPRGDEVRGYHKPIMLAGGMGNIREEHVKKGEILVGSKLIVLGGPAMLIGLGGGAASSMATGTSSADLDFASVQRENPEMERRCQEVIDRCWQLGDKNPISFIHDVGAGGLSNAFPELVNDGERGGRFELRNIPNDEPGMAPHEIWSNESQERYVLAVGPEDFARFQAICERERCPFAVVGEATAEPQLTVTDSHFGNSPVDMPLEVLLGKAPRMHRSAVREAELGDDFDPSTLELADSIERVLHHPAVASKSFLITIGDRTITGLVARDQMVGPWQVPVADVAVTATSFDVYTGEAMAMGERTPLALLDAPASGRMAIGETLTNIAASRIGKLSDIKLSANWMSAAGHPGEDARLYDTVKAVGMELCPELGITIPVGKDSMSMATRWNEDGTDKSVTSPLSLIVTGFAPVTDIRQTLTPQLRMDKGTTDLILIDLGRGQNRMGASILAQTHGKLGKHAPDVDDAEDLKAFFAVIQGLNADGHLLAYHDRSDGGLLTSVVEMAFAGHCGLNIVLDSVAEDAAEINGILFNEELGAVIQVRQDATPDVLAQFSAAGLAECVAVIGQPINNGEVTISFNGDTVFTGQRRLLQRQWAETSYQVQRLRDNVDCAEQEFDAILEEDNPGLSTMLSFDVNQDIAAPYIKKGIRPQVAVLREQGVNGQVEMAAAFDRAGFNAIDVHMSDILAGRVDLNDFKGLVACGGFSYGDVLGAGEGWAKSALFNSRARDAFQGFFERNDSFTLGVCNGCQMMSNLSELIPGSEFWPHFVRNRSEQFEARVAMVQVQESNSIFLQGMAGSRMPIAIAHGEGHAEFASEEALLEADLSGTVALRFVDNHGKVTESYPANPNGSPRGITGLTSRDGRVTIMMPHPERVFRAVQNSWRPEEWNEDGAWMRMFRNARVWVN, encoded by the coding sequence ATGTTGATCCTGCGCGGCGCTCCTGCCCTTTTTGCCTTTCGCCACAGCAAACTCCTTGAGCAACTGAGCCAGAAGGTTCCAGCTGTTACAGGCCTGTACGCTGAATTTGCTCACTTCGCCGACGTAACCGGCGTCTTGACCGCCGACGAACAGCAAGTGCTCGCACGCCTTCTGAAGTACGGCCCAAGCGTTCCCGTTCAAGAGCCGACCGGTCGCTTGTTCCTGGTTCTGCCGCGGTTCGGCACCATCTCGCCGTGGTCGAGCAAGGCCAGCGACATCGCCCGCAACTGCGGCCTGGATAAAATCCAGCGCCTGGAGCGTGGTATCGCGTTCTACGTGGCCGGCCAGTTCAGCGACGCCGACGCCGAGCTGATCGCCAGCAGCCTGCACGACCGCATGACGCAGATCATCGTCAGCCAGCTGGAACAGGCCGCCGGCCTGTTCAGCCACGCCGAGCCCAAGCCGCTCACTGCGATCGACGTGCTGGGCGGTGGCCGCGCCGCCCTCGAGAAGGCCAACACCGAACTGGGCCTGGCCCTGGCCGAAGACGAGATCGACTACCTGGTCAACGCCTTCAACGGCTTGAAGCGCAACCCCCACGACATCGAACTGATGATGTTCGCCCAGGCCAACTCCGAGCACTGCCGTCACAAGATCTTCAACGCCAGTTGGGACATCGACGGCCAGAGCCAGGAAAAAAGCCTGTTCGGCATGATCAAGAACACCTACGTGATGCACAGCGAAGGCGTTCTGTCGGCTTATAAGGACAACGCCTCGGTGATCGTCGGCTCCGTCGCCGGCCGCTTCTTCCCGGACCCGGAAACCCGCCAGTACGGCGCGGTGCAGGAGCCGGTGCACATCCTGATGAAGGTTGAAACCCACAACCACCCGACCGCGATTGCCCCGTTCCCTGGCGCAGCCACCGGTTCGGGCGGCGAAATTCGTGATGAAGGCGCAACCGGCCGTGGCGCCAAGCCCAAGGCTGGCCTCACCGGTTTCACCGTATCGAACCTGCAGATCCCGGGCTTTGAACAACCGTGGGAAGTGCCGTACGGCAAGCCCGAGCGCATCGTTACTGCGCTGGACATCATGATCGAAGGCCCGCTGGGCGGCGCTGCGTTCAACAACGAGTTCGGGCGCCCGGCGCTGACCGGTTACTTCCGTACCTTCGAACAGTCCATCACCACCCCCCGTGGCGATGAAGTGCGCGGCTACCACAAACCGATCATGTTGGCCGGCGGCATGGGCAACATCCGTGAAGAACATGTCAAGAAGGGCGAGATTCTGGTCGGCTCCAAGCTGATCGTGCTCGGCGGCCCGGCCATGCTGATCGGCCTGGGCGGCGGCGCAGCGTCCTCCATGGCCACCGGTACCAGCTCGGCGGACCTCGACTTCGCTTCCGTACAGCGCGAAAACCCCGAGATGGAACGCCGCTGCCAGGAAGTCATCGACCGTTGCTGGCAGTTGGGCGACAAGAACCCGATCAGCTTCATCCACGACGTCGGTGCTGGCGGTTTGTCCAACGCCTTCCCGGAACTGGTCAACGATGGCGAGCGTGGTGGCCGTTTCGAACTGCGCAATATTCCAAACGACGAGCCGGGCATGGCCCCGCACGAAATCTGGAGCAATGAATCCCAGGAACGCTACGTGCTGGCCGTCGGCCCTGAAGATTTTGCGCGCTTCCAGGCCATCTGCGAACGTGAGCGCTGCCCGTTTGCCGTGGTCGGCGAAGCCACGGCCGAGCCGCAGCTGACGGTCACCGACAGCCACTTCGGCAACAGCCCGGTGGACATGCCACTCGAAGTGCTGCTGGGCAAAGCCCCGCGCATGCACCGTTCGGCCGTGCGTGAAGCCGAGCTGGGCGATGATTTCGACCCAAGCACCCTTGAGCTGGCCGACAGTATCGAGCGCGTGCTGCACCACCCCGCCGTGGCGAGCAAAAGCTTCCTGATTACCATCGGCGACCGCACCATCACTGGTCTGGTTGCCCGTGACCAAATGGTCGGCCCGTGGCAGGTTCCGGTGGCTGACGTTGCCGTCACCGCCACCAGCTTCGACGTGTACACCGGTGAAGCCATGGCCATGGGCGAGCGCACGCCGCTGGCCCTGCTGGACGCTCCGGCGTCGGGCCGCATGGCCATTGGTGAAACCCTGACCAACATCGCGGCCTCGCGTATCGGCAAGCTGTCCGACATCAAACTGTCGGCCAACTGGATGTCCGCTGCCGGTCACCCGGGTGAAGATGCGCGCCTGTACGACACGGTTAAAGCGGTCGGCATGGAGCTGTGCCCTGAACTGGGTATTACCATTCCGGTGGGCAAGGACTCCATGTCCATGGCCACCCGCTGGAACGAAGACGGCACCGACAAGAGCGTCACCTCGCCACTGTCGTTGATCGTGACCGGTTTCGCGCCGGTCACCGACATCCGCCAGACCCTGACCCCGCAACTGCGCATGGACAAGGGCACCACCGATCTGATCCTCATCGACCTGGGCCGTGGGCAGAACCGCATGGGCGCCTCGATCCTGGCGCAGACTCACGGCAAGCTCGGCAAACACGCGCCGGATGTCGACGACGCCGAAGACCTCAAGGCCTTCTTCGCCGTGATCCAGGGCCTGAATGCCGACGGTCACCTGCTGGCTTACCACGACCGTTCCGACGGTGGCTTGCTTACCAGCGTCGTAGAAATGGCCTTCGCCGGTCACTGCGGCCTGAACATCGTGCTCGACAGCGTTGCCGAGGATGCCGCCGAGATCAACGGCATCCTGTTCAACGAAGAGTTGGGTGCGGTGATCCAGGTGCGTCAGGATGCTACCCCGGACGTACTCGCGCAGTTCAGCGCTGCCGGCCTGGCCGAATGCGTGGCGGTGATTGGCCAGCCGATCAACAACGGCGAAGTCACTATCTCGTTCAACGGCGACACGGTCTTTACCGGTCAGCGCCGCTTGCTGCAGCGCCAGTGGGCCGAGACCAGCTACCAGGTCCAGCGCCTGCGCGACAACGTCGACTGCGCCGAGCAGGAATTCGACGCGATCCTGGAAGAAGACAATCCGGGCCTGAGCACCATGCTCAGCTTCGACGTCAACCAGGACATCGCCGCGCCCTACATCAAGAAGGGTATTCGCCCACAGGTTGCCGTGCTGCGTGAGCAGGGCGTCAACGGCCAGGTGGAAATGGCGGCGGCGTTCGACCGTGCCGGGTTCAATGCGATCGACGTGCACATGAGCGACATCCTCGCCGGTCGCGTCGACCTCAACGACTTCAAAGGCCTGGTGGCCTGCGGTGGTTTCTCCTACGGCGACGTACTGGGTGCCGGTGAAGGCTGGGCCAAGTCGGCGCTGTTCAACAGCCGCGCCCGCGATGCGTTCCAGGGTTTCTTCGAGCGTAACGACAGCTTCACCCTGGGCGTGTGCAACGGTTGCCAGATGATGTCCAACCTCAGCGAACTGATCCCGGGCAGCGAGTTCTGGCCGCACTTTGTGCGTAACCGTTCCGAGCAGTTCGAAGCCCGTGTCGCCATGGTGCAGGTGCAGGAATCCAACTCGATCTTCCTGCAGGGCATGGCCGGTTCGCGTATGCCGATCGCCATCGCCCACGGTGAAGGCCATGCCGAGTTCGCCAGCGAAGAAGCCCTGCTCGAAGCCGACCTGTCCGGCACCGTGGCCCTGCGTTTCGTCGACAACCACGGCAAGGTCACCGAAAGCTACCCGGCCAACCCGAACGGCTCGCCGCGCGGCATCACCGGCCTCACCAGCCGCGACGGTCGCGTGACCATCATGATGCCGCACCCGGAGCGCGTATTCCGCGCCGTGCAGAACTCGTGGCGCCCGGAAGAGTGGAACGAAGACGGCGCCTGGATGCGCATGTTCCGCAATGCTCGCGTGTGGGTGAACTAA
- the mltF gene encoding membrane-bound lytic murein transglycosylase MltF codes for MFSPTALRPRCAKWLIATGLFLMLSACVDKPSTLERIKEDGVLRVVTRNSPATYFQDRNGETGFEYELVKRFADDLGVTLKIETADNLDDLFGQLGKPNGPVLAAAGLVSSEQRQQQVRFSHPYLEVTPQIIYRNGQSRPTNAADLVGKKIMVLKGSTHAEQLAALKKQNPAIEYEESDAVEVVDLLRMVDEGQIDLTLVDSNEVAMNQVYFPNVRVAFDLGNASNQSWAVAAGEDNSLLNEINSYLDKVEKNGTLQRLKDRYYGHVDVLGYVGAYTFAQHLQQRLPKYEKHFRTYAKAEKVDWRLLAAIGYQESLWQPAVTSKTGVRGLMMLTQNTAQAMGVSNRLDAKQSIMGGAKYLARIKDELDDKIAEPDRTWFALAAYNVGTGHLDDARLLARKEGLNPNKWLDVKKMLPRLSQKQWYSKTRYGYARGGEPVHFVANIRRYYDILTWVTQPQLEGNQVVEGDLHVPGVDKTKPPEETPQL; via the coding sequence ATGTTCTCCCCAACTGCTTTACGCCCGCGATGCGCCAAATGGCTCATCGCAACCGGACTCTTCCTGATGCTCAGCGCCTGTGTTGATAAACCCAGCACGCTCGAGCGAATCAAGGAGGATGGCGTATTGCGGGTGGTCACCCGGAACAGTCCTGCCACGTATTTCCAGGATCGCAACGGTGAAACCGGTTTCGAATACGAACTGGTCAAGCGCTTTGCCGACGACCTGGGCGTTACGCTTAAAATCGAAACCGCCGACAACCTTGATGACTTGTTCGGCCAACTGGGCAAGCCCAACGGCCCGGTGCTCGCCGCTGCCGGCCTGGTCAGCAGCGAACAGCGCCAGCAGCAGGTGCGTTTTTCCCACCCGTACCTCGAAGTCACGCCGCAGATCATCTACCGCAACGGCCAGTCGCGCCCGACCAACGCGGCGGATCTGGTGGGCAAGAAGATCATGGTGCTCAAGGGCAGCACCCACGCCGAGCAGCTGGCGGCGCTTAAAAAACAGAACCCGGCCATCGAATATGAAGAATCCGACGCCGTTGAAGTGGTCGATCTGCTGCGCATGGTCGACGAAGGCCAAATCGACCTGACCCTGGTGGACTCCAATGAAGTCGCCATGAACCAGGTGTACTTCCCCAATGTGCGGGTGGCTTTCGACCTGGGCAATGCCAGCAACCAGAGTTGGGCCGTGGCCGCGGGTGAGGACAACAGCCTGCTCAACGAAATCAACAGTTACCTGGACAAGGTCGAGAAAAACGGCACCCTGCAGCGTCTGAAAGATCGCTATTACGGGCACGTGGATGTACTGGGGTATGTCGGCGCCTATACCTTCGCCCAGCATTTGCAACAGCGCCTGCCCAAGTACGAGAAGCACTTTCGAACTTATGCCAAGGCAGAAAAGGTTGACTGGCGACTGTTGGCGGCCATCGGCTACCAGGAATCGCTGTGGCAACCGGCGGTCACCTCCAAGACCGGCGTGCGCGGCCTGATGATGCTGACCCAGAACACCGCTCAGGCGATGGGTGTGTCCAACCGCCTGGACGCCAAGCAAAGCATCATGGGCGGCGCCAAGTACCTTGCCAGGATCAAGGACGAGCTGGACGACAAGATCGCCGAGCCCGACCGCACCTGGTTTGCCCTCGCCGCCTATAACGTCGGCACCGGCCACTTGGATGACGCGCGCCTTCTGGCCAGGAAGGAAGGCCTGAACCCGAACAAATGGCTGGATGTGAAGAAAATGCTGCCGCGCCTGTCGCAGAAGCAGTGGTACAGCAAGACGCGCTACGGTTATGCCCGGGGCGGCGAGCCGGTGCATTTTGTGGCGAACATCCGCCGCTACTACGACATTCTGACCTGGGTAACCCAGCCGCAGTTGGAAGGTAACCAGGTGGTGGAAGGCGATCTGCATGTGCCGGGTGTGGACAAGACCAAGCCGCCGGAAGAGACCCCGCAGTTATAA
- a CDS encoding PTS transporter subunit EIIB produces the protein MFEKLQQAFWKALTPDLIAETVAAPAGESLLPVDVLNALGGEANLTSQQRVALTRVRVQLKEAGRLDEAALKAAGVPGVMVLTGGVVHLLTGLQS, from the coding sequence ATGTTCGAGAAATTGCAGCAGGCGTTCTGGAAAGCCCTGACGCCGGATCTGATTGCGGAAACGGTCGCGGCGCCGGCGGGGGAGAGCCTGTTACCGGTCGATGTGTTGAATGCATTGGGCGGCGAGGCCAACCTCACGTCGCAACAACGCGTGGCGCTGACGCGGGTGCGGGTGCAGTTGAAAGAGGCGGGGCGGTTGGATGAGGCTGCGCTGAAGGCAGCGGGCGTACCGGGCGTCATGGTGTTGACGGGAGGCGTCGTCCATCTGCTGACCGGTCTCCAATCCTAG
- the ptsP gene encoding phosphoenolpyruvate--protein phosphotransferase — MNPSQPVELLAPLSGMLLALDQVPDPVFSSRMIGDGVCIDPTSQTLCAPLAGVISNIQDSGHAVSVTDDNGVQVLMHIGLDTVSLAGKGFTRLVEEGQRVTAGQPLIEFDADYVALNARSLLTLMLVVSGEPFVVLAAQGDMVEEGCPVLRLSPGEAAADANEQQGSALFSKPLTLLNAHGLHARPAAVLAQAAKGFSSSIYLHKQTQSANAKSLVAIMALQTVQGDTLQVSAAGEDAQAAIRALAALLAEGCGEAVAAASEPVEPVALVSSATLLRGVCASPGSAFGQVVQVAEPELVVNEVGAGEATERDALMRGLLAANEALQRLQAGAAGSAQADIFRAHQELLEDPTLLEQAHLLLAKGKSAAFAWNSATAATAKLFQGLGNTLLAERAADLSDVGRRVLELILGVENRAWALPEQAILIAEQLSPSQTASLDTSKVLGFVTVGGGATSHVAILARALGMPALCGAPADILALAEGTHVLLDADKGELHLAPDQVDIDHLQAARERQGLRREREVAEAAQAAVTRDGHHVDVTANVASLQEVEQSLALGAEGVGLLRSEFLYLDRNRAPSPAEQAGTYRAIARALGAERNLVVRTLDVGGDKPLAYVPMEAETNPFLGLRGIRLCLERPELLREQFRAILACAGLARLHIMLPMVSLLSELHLARKVLEEEARALGLSELPKLGIMIEVPSAALMADVFAPHVDFFSIGTNDLTQYTLAMDRDHPRLASQADSFHPAVLRLIAATVKAAHAHGKWVGVCGALASETLAVPVLIGLGVDELSVSVPLIPSIKATVRELDLADCQIIARQVLGLEEAGQVREALRLYHAATVETSSVVEH, encoded by the coding sequence ATGAACCCCTCTCAACCCGTAGAACTGCTGGCACCCCTGTCCGGAATGCTGCTGGCGCTGGATCAGGTGCCGGACCCGGTATTTTCCAGCCGCATGATCGGTGATGGTGTGTGCATCGATCCCACCTCGCAGACCCTCTGTGCACCGCTCGCCGGAGTGATCAGCAATATCCAGGACAGCGGCCATGCGGTCAGCGTCACCGACGACAACGGCGTGCAGGTGCTGATGCATATCGGCCTGGACACCGTGAGCCTGGCAGGCAAGGGCTTTACCCGCCTGGTCGAAGAGGGCCAGCGGGTGACGGCCGGCCAGCCGTTGATCGAGTTCGACGCCGACTATGTGGCGCTCAATGCGCGCAGTCTGTTGACCTTGATGCTGGTGGTCAGTGGCGAGCCGTTTGTGGTGCTGGCGGCGCAGGGCGACATGGTTGAAGAGGGCTGTCCGGTGCTGCGACTCTCGCCCGGCGAGGCAGCGGCAGACGCGAATGAACAGCAGGGCTCGGCGCTGTTCTCCAAACCGCTGACCTTGCTCAATGCCCACGGCTTGCACGCTCGCCCTGCGGCGGTGCTGGCCCAGGCGGCCAAAGGCTTCAGTTCGAGCATCTACCTGCACAAGCAGACCCAGAGCGCCAACGCCAAGTCGTTGGTGGCGATCATGGCGCTGCAAACCGTGCAGGGCGACACCTTGCAGGTGAGCGCGGCGGGGGAGGACGCTCAGGCCGCGATCCGGGCGTTGGCGGCGTTATTGGCCGAGGGCTGTGGCGAAGCGGTGGCGGCGGCGTCCGAGCCGGTCGAACCTGTCGCGCTGGTGTCGTCGGCCACGCTGCTGCGCGGCGTGTGTGCGTCACCGGGCTCGGCGTTCGGCCAGGTGGTCCAGGTGGCTGAACCTGAGCTGGTAGTCAATGAAGTCGGCGCAGGCGAAGCCACCGAGCGCGATGCATTGATGCGGGGTCTGCTGGCGGCCAACGAGGCGTTGCAACGCTTGCAGGCCGGCGCCGCCGGCAGTGCCCAGGCCGATATCTTCCGCGCCCATCAGGAGCTGCTTGAAGACCCGACGCTGCTCGAGCAGGCTCACCTGTTACTGGCCAAGGGCAAGAGCGCAGCATTCGCCTGGAACAGCGCCACCGCCGCCACGGCTAAATTGTTCCAGGGCCTGGGCAATACGTTGCTCGCCGAGCGTGCGGCAGACCTGTCCGACGTCGGCCGGCGCGTGCTTGAACTGATCCTGGGTGTCGAGAATCGCGCCTGGGCGCTGCCGGAGCAGGCGATCCTGATCGCCGAGCAACTGAGCCCCTCGCAAACCGCGAGCCTCGATACCAGCAAGGTATTGGGATTTGTCACAGTCGGCGGCGGAGCGACCAGTCACGTCGCAATCCTCGCCCGTGCCCTGGGCATGCCCGCCCTCTGCGGTGCGCCTGCTGACATATTGGCGTTGGCCGAGGGTACGCACGTGCTGCTCGACGCCGACAAGGGCGAACTGCACCTGGCGCCGGATCAGGTCGACATCGACCACTTGCAGGCGGCCCGTGAGCGGCAGGGGTTGCGACGTGAGCGCGAAGTGGCCGAGGCCGCCCAGGCCGCCGTCACCCGCGACGGCCATCACGTCGACGTCACGGCCAACGTTGCCTCGTTGCAGGAAGTGGAGCAGTCCCTGGCGCTGGGCGCAGAGGGCGTCGGCCTGCTGCGTTCGGAATTCCTCTACCTGGACCGCAACCGCGCGCCCAGCCCGGCCGAGCAGGCCGGCACCTATCGTGCGATTGCCCGTGCCCTTGGCGCCGAGCGCAATCTGGTGGTGCGCACCCTGGATGTCGGCGGCGACAAACCGCTGGCCTATGTCCCGATGGAAGCCGAAACCAACCCGTTCCTGGGCTTGCGCGGTATTCGCCTGTGCCTGGAGCGCCCGGAACTGTTGCGCGAACAGTTTCGCGCAATCCTTGCCTGCGCCGGGCTGGCGCGGCTGCACATCATGTTGCCGATGGTCAGCCTGCTTTCGGAACTGCATCTGGCGCGCAAGGTGCTCGAGGAGGAAGCGCGGGCACTCGGGCTCAGCGAGTTGCCCAAGCTGGGCATCATGATTGAAGTGCCGTCCGCCGCGTTGATGGCGGATGTGTTCGCGCCCCATGTAGATTTCTTTTCCATCGGTACCAATGACCTGACCCAATACACCCTGGCCATGGACCGCGACCACCCCCGCCTGGCGAGCCAGGCCGACAGTTTTCACCCGGCGGTGCTGCGCCTGATCGCGGCCACGGTCAAGGCCGCCCATGCCCATGGCAAGTGGGTAGGCGTCTGCGGTGCGCTGGCCTCCGAAACCCTGGCGGTGCCGGTGCTGATCGGGCTGGGCGTGGATGAACTGTCGGTCAGCGTGCCGTTGATCCCGAGCATCAAGGCCACCGTGCGTGAACTGGACCTGGCCGACTGCCAGATCATCGCCCGCCAGGTGCTGGGCCTGGAAGAAGCCGGCCAGGTGCGTGAGGCCTTGCGCCTGTACCACGCCGCCACCGTTGAAACCTCATCTGTCGTGGAGCATTGA
- a CDS encoding maltoporin — MKTTIKLGLVASCLSLPFGAQALEFGGYLRSGAGTSTGSGKQQCFQLPGAQTKYRLGNECEQYGELELRQDLLTFDDGSVLSVDAMASLYNKYDRALKFQGEDNGSARMPQMYAQWSNLPSLNGGSLWAGRRYYKRNDIHISDFYYWNQSATGGGIEDVLIGGLKYSYALSRKDNLYQKEYATRHDFNVAGFNTNPGGELELGLSYIQKAGGRDTNSGWALTAQHVQSAFLGGKNKFALQYGEGPGTGLGYTGNTRLDNSSKSYRAVEFFDWQLTPRFGGQVQAVYQRDVRPGRQDLNWLSLGVRPAYAISEQFKLVTELGHDQVEATGGTRKLSKFTFAPTWSPKGPEFWARPEVRLYYTYATWNQAAKRAANELAAGSALSDTGAYGTARHGSNMGVQVEYWWK, encoded by the coding sequence ATGAAAACAACAATAAAGCTGGGCCTCGTTGCATCCTGCCTGAGCCTGCCCTTTGGTGCTCAAGCCCTGGAGTTTGGCGGTTACCTGCGCAGCGGCGCCGGCACCTCTACCGGCAGCGGCAAGCAGCAGTGCTTCCAATTGCCGGGCGCGCAAACCAAATACCGCCTGGGCAACGAATGCGAGCAGTACGGCGAACTGGAGTTGCGCCAGGACCTGCTGACCTTCGACGATGGCTCGGTGCTCAGCGTCGATGCCATGGCGTCGCTCTATAACAAGTACGACCGCGCCCTCAAATTCCAGGGCGAGGACAACGGCTCTGCGCGTATGCCGCAGATGTATGCGCAATGGTCCAACCTGCCCAGCCTCAATGGCGGTTCGCTGTGGGCCGGGCGGCGTTACTACAAGCGTAACGACATCCATATCTCCGACTTCTACTACTGGAACCAGAGCGCCACCGGTGGGGGTATCGAGGATGTGTTGATCGGCGGCTTGAAATACAGCTACGCGCTGTCACGCAAAGACAACCTCTACCAGAAGGAATACGCCACCCGGCATGACTTCAACGTGGCCGGTTTCAACACCAACCCGGGCGGCGAACTGGAGCTTGGCTTGAGCTACATCCAAAAGGCTGGCGGGCGTGACACCAACAGCGGCTGGGCGTTGACCGCGCAGCATGTGCAAAGCGCGTTCCTGGGCGGCAAGAACAAATTCGCGTTGCAGTATGGCGAAGGTCCTGGCACCGGCCTGGGCTACACCGGCAATACGCGATTGGACAACAGCAGCAAAAGCTACCGTGCCGTGGAGTTTTTCGACTGGCAACTGACCCCGCGTTTTGGCGGGCAGGTGCAGGCCGTGTACCAGAGGGATGTGCGGCCCGGGCGTCAGGACCTGAACTGGCTGTCGCTCGGCGTGCGCCCGGCGTATGCCATCAGCGAGCAATTCAAACTGGTCACCGAGCTGGGGCACGATCAGGTCGAGGCCACGGGCGGTACGCGCAAGTTGAGCAAATTCACCTTCGCGCCGACCTGGTCGCCCAAGGGCCCGGAATTCTGGGCACGGCCGGAAGTGCGCTTGTACTACACCTATGCCACTTGGAACCAGGCGGCCAAGCGCGCGGCGAATGAGCTGGCGGCAGGTTCGGCGTTGTCCGACACCGGTGCCTACGGCACGGCGCGGCATGGGTCGAACATGGGCGTGCAAGTTGAATACTGGTGGAAATGA
- the treC gene encoding alpha,alpha-phosphotrehalase, with protein MQTWQHSVIYQIYPKSFHSHAGNATGDLLGIVDKLDYLQWLGIDCLWVTPFLRSPQRDNGYDISDYYAIDPSYGTMADCDLLISEAAKRGIRLMLDIVVNHTSVEHEWFRQARSSLDNPYRDFYIWRDQPNSWESKFGGSAWEYEAQTGQYYLHLFDHTQADLNWDNPKVRAEVFKMMRFWRDKGVGGFRLDVINLISKPADFPDDHTDGRRFYTDGPNVHDYLQQMHREVFEGHDLINVGEMSSTSLEHCIRYSNPASKELSMTFNFHHLKVDYPNLQKWVEAEFDFLQLKQIFSDWQSGMQAGGGWNALFWCNHDQPRVVSRFGDDGVHRVVSAKMLATALHLLQGTPYVYQGEELGMTNPGFDRIDQYRDVETLNIFRLKRNAGESEASSMAAIMQKSRDNGRTPMQWNSQPGAGFSSGEPWIGIPANAAQINVERQRDDPDSVLHHYRALIALRRREPLIQEGIYRELLQGHPQVWAYLREGRGERLLVVNNFYGTPCEIQLPDQLINAASEQRLLISNYPDCPVRTGAVALRPYESFVLHLTG; from the coding sequence ATGCAAACCTGGCAACACTCGGTGATCTACCAGATCTACCCCAAAAGCTTCCACAGCCACGCGGGTAACGCCACCGGTGACCTGCTGGGCATCGTCGACAAGCTCGACTACCTGCAATGGCTGGGCATCGATTGCCTGTGGGTCACCCCGTTCCTGCGCTCACCGCAGCGCGACAACGGCTACGACATCAGCGACTACTACGCCATCGATCCCAGCTACGGGACCATGGCCGATTGCGACCTGTTGATCAGCGAAGCGGCCAAGCGCGGTATCAGGTTGATGCTCGATATCGTGGTCAACCACACCTCCGTCGAGCATGAGTGGTTTCGGCAGGCGCGCAGCAGCCTCGACAATCCCTACCGCGACTTCTACATCTGGCGCGACCAGCCCAACAGCTGGGAATCCAAGTTCGGCGGCTCGGCCTGGGAATACGAGGCGCAAACCGGCCAGTACTACCTGCACCTGTTCGACCACACCCAGGCCGACCTCAACTGGGACAACCCCAAGGTGCGCGCCGAAGTCTTCAAGATGATGCGCTTCTGGCGTGACAAGGGCGTGGGCGGCTTTCGCCTGGATGTGATCAACCTGATTTCCAAGCCCGCGGATTTCCCCGACGACCACACCGATGGCCGGCGCTTCTACACCGATGGCCCCAACGTGCATGACTACCTGCAGCAAATGCACCGCGAAGTCTTCGAGGGCCATGACCTGATCAATGTCGGCGAAATGTCCTCCACCAGCCTGGAGCACTGCATTCGCTACTCCAATCCGGCGTCGAAAGAACTGTCGATGACCTTCAACTTTCATCACCTGAAAGTCGATTATCCGAACCTGCAGAAGTGGGTGGAGGCCGAGTTCGATTTCCTGCAACTCAAGCAGATCTTCTCCGACTGGCAGTCGGGCATGCAGGCCGGTGGCGGCTGGAACGCGCTGTTCTGGTGTAACCACGACCAGCCACGGGTGGTCTCGCGGTTTGGCGATGACGGCGTCCATCGCGTGGTGTCGGCCAAGATGCTCGCCACCGCACTGCACTTGCTCCAGGGCACGCCTTATGTGTACCAGGGTGAGGAACTGGGCATGACCAATCCGGGCTTCGACAGGATCGACCAATACCGTGATGTGGAGACCCTGAATATCTTTCGCCTCAAGCGCAATGCCGGTGAATCGGAGGCGTCGAGCATGGCCGCGATCATGCAGAAGTCTCGCGACAACGGTCGCACGCCGATGCAGTGGAACAGTCAGCCCGGCGCCGGTTTCAGCAGCGGCGAGCCGTGGATCGGCATCCCGGCCAATGCGGCGCAGATCAACGTCGAGCGCCAACGGGATGATCCTGACTCGGTGCTGCATCACTACCGCGCGCTGATCGCCTTGCGTCGCCGTGAACCCCTGATCCAGGAAGGCATTTACCGCGAACTGCTGCAAGGCCATCCCCAGGTCTGGGCGTACCTGCGCGAAGGCCGGGGCGAGCGCTTGCTGGTGGTCAACAACTTCTACGGCACGCCATGTGAAATCCAGTTGCCCGATCAGCTCATCAACGCCGCGAGCGAGCAACGCCTGCTGATCAGCAATTACCCCGACTGTCCGGTGCGGACCGGCGCGGTGGCGCTGCGCCCTTACGAATCGTTTGTGCTGCACCTGACTGGTTGA